The sequence below is a genomic window from Variovorax paradoxus B4.
CGAAGAGGCCGTGTCGCACGGCCACCCGGGCGGCATGCCCGACATGCGCGGGTGCATCTGCATCATCCTCGGCATCCTCGCGTTCCTGCTGTTCGGCGAATACGGCGGCCTGCTGCCGGCCACCTTCGCGATCGTGTTCATCTCGGCGCTCGGCGACCGCGACAACTCGCTGACCGAGGTAACGCTGCTCTCGCTCGCGATGTGCTTCATCGCGGTCGTGGTGTTCTGGTGGGCGCTGAAGCTGCAGCTGCCCTTGTTCCAGTGGGGAGGCTGAAGCCATGATCGGTCAAT
It includes:
- a CDS encoding tripartite tricarboxylate transporter TctB family protein — encoded protein: MHPHGEDPASHALRPASKFKKDYYGGALLVVVGLAAVYAGVGYRVGELAHMGPGFFPVALGGLLALTGLLIALSARGEEPASEEAVSHGHPGGMPDMRGCICIILGILAFLLFGEYGGLLPATFAIVFISALGDRDNSLTEVTLLSLAMCFIAVVVFWWALKLQLPLFQWGG